From the Leptospira biflexa serovar Patoc strain 'Patoc 1 (Paris)' genome, one window contains:
- a CDS encoding YdcF family protein, whose amino-acid sequence MLLENHKKITEKDLESANLIWNFLSIRDTIQKSDLIIVLCSHDLRIAKYAVDLYKQGLAKYILFSGGLNFFTKHIFPNSEAEAFANLAISENIPKEFIIIENKSSNTGENIQFSKQLLYSLNLKFENIIAIQKPSMTLRIKLALDKQWPDGNFSIASPNYSLFDATHSHINLFMIINEIVGDLQRIIEYPKLGFQSDTIIPDKIILAYSQLIENGYNLHLNKSSF is encoded by the coding sequence ATGCTTCTTGAGAATCACAAAAAAATAACTGAAAAAGATTTAGAATCTGCAAACTTAATATGGAATTTTCTTTCTATTCGGGATACGATTCAAAAATCAGATCTAATAATTGTCTTGTGTAGTCATGATTTGAGAATTGCGAAATATGCTGTTGATCTTTATAAACAAGGTTTAGCCAAATATATACTCTTTTCAGGTGGTTTAAATTTCTTTACCAAACATATTTTTCCTAATTCAGAAGCTGAAGCTTTTGCAAATTTAGCAATCTCTGAAAATATTCCAAAAGAATTTATAATTATAGAAAATAAATCCTCCAATACAGGGGAAAATATTCAATTTTCTAAACAACTTCTTTATTCTTTGAATCTAAAATTCGAAAATATCATCGCTATCCAGAAACCTTCAATGACTTTAAGAATTAAGCTTGCATTAGATAAACAGTGGCCTGATGGAAATTTTTCTATTGCTTCACCAAACTATAGTCTTTTTGATGCTACGCATTCACATATTAACCTTTTTATGATTATTAATGAAATCGTTGGTGATCTACAAAGGATCATTGAATATCCGAAATTAGGTTTTCAATCTGATACGATTATTCCAGATAAAATAATTTTAGCTTACAGTCAATTAATTGAAAATGGCTATAATTTACATTTAAACAAATCAAGTTTTTGA
- a CDS encoding AbrB/MazE/SpoVT family DNA-binding domain-containing protein produces MLKKLVQHGNSSALVIEKPILELLKIDQNSTLEVTTDGKSLIIKPIEKNLAKSLEKINKSHSKTLKKLAQ; encoded by the coding sequence ATGTTAAAAAAACTTGTACAACACGGAAACAGCTCCGCTTTAGTTATTGAGAAACCTATTCTTGAACTACTAAAAATTGATCAAAATTCTACACTCGAAGTTACCACTGATGGTAAATCTTTAATTATCAAACCAATTGAGAAGAATTTAGCTAAGTCTTTAGAAAAGATTAATAAATCACACAGTAAAACACTCAAAAAACTAGCCCAATAA
- a CDS encoding type II toxin-antitoxin system death-on-curing family toxin yields MLDDIIFLSIEDVILIHKNQIEMYGGAANIRDYGLLESAINQPMTTFDGVSLHPSLFDKAAAYLYYLCKNHPFLDGNKRVALASSLVFLDINGYDILDPNEILYDFVIGVAEGKYKIEEIKNTLESLAKLNI; encoded by the coding sequence ATGCTCGATGATATTATTTTCCTCTCCATTGAGGACGTAATTCTAATACATAAAAACCAAATTGAAATGTATGGTGGAGCAGCCAATATTCGTGATTATGGACTCTTAGAATCTGCCATTAATCAACCAATGACTACATTTGATGGTGTAAGTTTACATCCTTCATTATTCGATAAAGCTGCAGCATACTTATATTACTTATGCAAAAATCATCCCTTTTTGGACGGGAACAAAAGAGTGGCCTTAGCATCTTCACTGGTATTTCTCGATATTAATGGATATGATATTCTTGATCCAAATGAAATTCTCTATGACTTCGTTATTGGAGTTGCAGAGGGAAAATACAAAATAGAAGAGATTAAGAATACTTTAGAATCTCTAGCTAAACTTAATATTTAA
- a CDS encoding CopG family ribbon-helix-helix protein has protein sequence MNQTVNISFEKALLKEIDKIAKREHRSRSELIREAARAYIEKKSKWQAIFDFGVKSSEKSNLTENDIFAEIKNVRRSKKAS, from the coding sequence ATGAATCAGACTGTTAACATCTCTTTCGAAAAGGCTCTTTTAAAAGAAATTGATAAAATTGCAAAAAGAGAACACAGATCCAGATCTGAATTAATCCGGGAAGCAGCGAGAGCTTACATTGAGAAAAAATCTAAGTGGCAAGCTATCTTTGATTTCGGTGTTAAATCTTCTGAAAAATCGAATCTTACTGAAAATGATATTTTCGCAGAAATTAAAAATGTTAGAAGAAGTAAAAAAGCTTCTTAA